In one Ictalurus furcatus strain D&B chromosome 28, Billie_1.0, whole genome shotgun sequence genomic region, the following are encoded:
- the kat5b gene encoding histone acetyltransferase KAT5b isoform X3: MADSVPEIVEGCRLPVLRKNQENEDEWPLAEILSVKEVPGKKLYYVHYIDFNKRLDEWVTPDRLDMKKLQFPKKEAKTPTKNGLPGSRPSSPERDVKRKAESVSLASQVTAATSVPSLPSSTEVSQASVYPTVRETFSTKSRDEHEPLISLTTQNGTARRLIPSQPGRKRKNCGTDEMIKVFQYNSPRSASGFLPPGEDSQDSSDGIPSAPRMTGSLVSDRSHDDIITRMKNIDCIELGRHRLKPWYFSPYPQELTTLPILYLCEFCLKYLKSLKCLQRHLTKCNLRHPPGNEIYRKGTISFFEIDGRKNKSYSQNLCLLAKCFLDHKTLYYDTDPFLFYVMTEYDSKGFHIVGYFSKEKESTEDYNVACILTLPPYQRRGYGKLLIEFSYELSKVEGKTGTPEKPLSDLGLLSYRSYWSQTILEILMDLKSDNGERPQITINEISEITSVKKEDVISTLQYLNLINYYKGQYILTLSEDIVDGHERAMQKRHLRIDPKCLHFTPKDWSKRGKW, from the exons TCAACAAGCGGTTGGACGAGTGGGTCACTCCAGACCGGCTGGACATGAAAAAGCTCCAGTTCCCTAAGAAGGAGGCGAAGACACCCACGAAGAACGGCCTACCTGGATCTCGGCCCAGCTCGCCAGAGCGAGATGTG AAGAGGAAAGCAGAGTCAGTCTCCTTAGCATCGCAAGTTACTGCCGCGACATCAGTGCCTTCACTTCCAAGTTCAACAGAGGTCTCACAGGCATCTGTGTATCCCACAGTCCGGGAAACTTTCAGTACCAAATCCAGAGATGAGCACGAGCCGCTCATCTCCCTCACCACG CAGAATGGCACAGCGCGTCGTCTCATTCCGTCTCAGCCTGGCAGGAAGAGGAAAAACTGTGGCACGGATGAG ATGATAAAGGTATTCCAGTATAACAGCCCTCGCAGCGCCAGTGGCTTTCTGCCGCCAGGAGAG GACTCGCAGGACAGCTCGGATGGTATCCCCTCTGCGCCACGCATGACCGGGAGCCTGGTGTCCGACCGCAGCCATGACGATATCATCACGCGCATGAAGAACATCGACTGCATTGAGCTAGGCCGCCATCGACTCAAGCCCTGGTATTTTTCCCCGTACCCGCAGGAGCTGACCACGCTGCCCATCCTCTACCTCTGCGAGTTCTGCCTCAAGTACCTCAAGAGCCTAAAGTGTCTGCAGAGACATTTG ACAAAATGCAATCTCCGACATCCTCCTGGAAATGAAATCTACCGCAAAGGGACTATCTCCTTCTTTGAGATTGACGGTAGGAAAAACAAG TCATATTCACAGAACTTGTGTTTATTGGCAAAATGCTTTCTGGACCATAAGACCCTGTACTACGACACAGATCCCTTCCTCTTCTATGTAATGACTGAGTATGACTCCAAGGGCTTCCATATAGTTGGCTACTTTTCTAAG gaaaaagaatCGACTGAGGATTATAACGTAGCCTGTATTCTGACTTTACCACCATATCAGAGGAGAGGCTACGGCAAACTGCTGATCGAGTTCA gttATGAGCTTTCTAAGGTTGAAGGTAAGACGGGAACCCCGGAGAAGCCCCTGTCTGATCTGGGCCTGCTATCATACCGCTCTTATTGGTCTCAGACTATTCTCGAGATCCTCATGGACCTTAAATCAGATAATGGAGAAAGACCACAAATCACCATCAA TGAAATTAGTGAGATAACCAGTGTAAAGAAAGAGGATGTAATATCAACTCTACAGTATCTCAACCTCATCAATTACTACAAG GGGCAGTACATTCTCACGCTCTCGGAGGACATCGTAGATGGTCATGAACGTGCCATGCAAAAGCGACACCTTCGTATCGACCCTAAATGCCTGCATTTTACCCCGAAAGACTGGAGCAAAAGGGGCAAGTGGTAG
- the kat5b gene encoding histone acetyltransferase KAT5b isoform X1, with translation MADSVPEIVEGCRLPVLRKNQENEDEWPLAEILSVKEVPGKKLYYVHYIDFNKRLDEWVTPDRLDMKKLQFPKKEAKTPTKNGLPGSRPSSPERDVRKSLDLNVQSASAPSRGKTLPTPKRKAESVSLASQVTAATSVPSLPSSTEVSQASVYPTVRETFSTKSRDEHEPLISLTTQNGTARRLIPSQPGRKRKNCGTDEMIKVFQYNSPRSASGFLPPGEDSQDSSDGIPSAPRMTGSLVSDRSHDDIITRMKNIDCIELGRHRLKPWYFSPYPQELTTLPILYLCEFCLKYLKSLKCLQRHLTKCNLRHPPGNEIYRKGTISFFEIDGRKNKSYSQNLCLLAKCFLDHKTLYYDTDPFLFYVMTEYDSKGFHIVGYFSKEKESTEDYNVACILTLPPYQRRGYGKLLIEFSYELSKVEGKTGTPEKPLSDLGLLSYRSYWSQTILEILMDLKSDNGERPQITINEISEITSVKKEDVISTLQYLNLINYYKGQYILTLSEDIVDGHERAMQKRHLRIDPKCLHFTPKDWSKRGKW, from the exons TCAACAAGCGGTTGGACGAGTGGGTCACTCCAGACCGGCTGGACATGAAAAAGCTCCAGTTCCCTAAGAAGGAGGCGAAGACACCCACGAAGAACGGCCTACCTGGATCTCGGCCCAGCTCGCCAGAGCGAGATGTG AGGAAGAGTCTAGATCTCAACGTTCAATCTGCTTCAGCACCTTCCAGAGGCAAAACCCTACCCACACCG AAGAGGAAAGCAGAGTCAGTCTCCTTAGCATCGCAAGTTACTGCCGCGACATCAGTGCCTTCACTTCCAAGTTCAACAGAGGTCTCACAGGCATCTGTGTATCCCACAGTCCGGGAAACTTTCAGTACCAAATCCAGAGATGAGCACGAGCCGCTCATCTCCCTCACCACG CAGAATGGCACAGCGCGTCGTCTCATTCCGTCTCAGCCTGGCAGGAAGAGGAAAAACTGTGGCACGGATGAG ATGATAAAGGTATTCCAGTATAACAGCCCTCGCAGCGCCAGTGGCTTTCTGCCGCCAGGAGAG GACTCGCAGGACAGCTCGGATGGTATCCCCTCTGCGCCACGCATGACCGGGAGCCTGGTGTCCGACCGCAGCCATGACGATATCATCACGCGCATGAAGAACATCGACTGCATTGAGCTAGGCCGCCATCGACTCAAGCCCTGGTATTTTTCCCCGTACCCGCAGGAGCTGACCACGCTGCCCATCCTCTACCTCTGCGAGTTCTGCCTCAAGTACCTCAAGAGCCTAAAGTGTCTGCAGAGACATTTG ACAAAATGCAATCTCCGACATCCTCCTGGAAATGAAATCTACCGCAAAGGGACTATCTCCTTCTTTGAGATTGACGGTAGGAAAAACAAG TCATATTCACAGAACTTGTGTTTATTGGCAAAATGCTTTCTGGACCATAAGACCCTGTACTACGACACAGATCCCTTCCTCTTCTATGTAATGACTGAGTATGACTCCAAGGGCTTCCATATAGTTGGCTACTTTTCTAAG gaaaaagaatCGACTGAGGATTATAACGTAGCCTGTATTCTGACTTTACCACCATATCAGAGGAGAGGCTACGGCAAACTGCTGATCGAGTTCA gttATGAGCTTTCTAAGGTTGAAGGTAAGACGGGAACCCCGGAGAAGCCCCTGTCTGATCTGGGCCTGCTATCATACCGCTCTTATTGGTCTCAGACTATTCTCGAGATCCTCATGGACCTTAAATCAGATAATGGAGAAAGACCACAAATCACCATCAA TGAAATTAGTGAGATAACCAGTGTAAAGAAAGAGGATGTAATATCAACTCTACAGTATCTCAACCTCATCAATTACTACAAG GGGCAGTACATTCTCACGCTCTCGGAGGACATCGTAGATGGTCATGAACGTGCCATGCAAAAGCGACACCTTCGTATCGACCCTAAATGCCTGCATTTTACCCCGAAAGACTGGAGCAAAAGGGGCAAGTGGTAG
- the im:7154036 gene encoding fermitin family homolog 3, translated as MAVWDLSINVEELGSEAPPLKISVTSDLHIGGVILKIVEKTQIKKDWSDHALWWEQKQQWLLRPSWTLDKYGIHADARLCLTPQHKPLRLVLPNKLTLRLLVCFSGPMFRSVMGICKLLNIRHPEELSLLKPAEEKKKKKQKGEEEQVYDITCAPLPTGSIVKLANGMPVFFAESPESEAVYKMISVSQPAPAPETIAKMYKPTSKVDKAQVNSRWLDSSRSLLQQGIKEDDKLLIRFKYYSFYDLAPQFDAVRLTQLYEQARWAILLEEIDCTEEEMMLFAALQYHIGKASLTEQLVESCPAMDDLDSALQCLEVKMEAESSAEEMLDTMTAPELHDYLKIFRPKKQTLKKYKQFWFTFKDTSILYYKSKEESCKEPIQQMNLKGCEVAPDVSVAAQKFCIKLLIPEPDGMNEVYLRCDNEQQYSKWMAACRLASKGKTLADSSFSSEVQSIQSFLAMQRTTPGNKTAPNDESINTHSLVSPRYQKKYKPKQLAPRILEAYQNVAQLSLTDAVHKFLQIWQALPDFGLSYFVVRFKGCRKDEVLGIANNRLIRIDLTEDEVMKTWRYNTMRQWNVNWDIKQVAIEFNGNVNVAFSCVTADCKIVHEYIGGYIFMSTRNREQNDTLNEELFHKLTGGHEAL; from the exons ATGGCAGTGTGGGATCTGTCCATCAACGTAGAGGAACTGGGATCAGAAGCTCCACCTCTTAAAATCAGCGTCACATCTGACCTCCATATTGGAGGTGTCATCCTTAAAATCGTGGAAAAAACAC AGATTAAGAAGGACTGGTCAGATCATGCGCTTTGGTGGGAGCAGAAGCAGCAGTGGTTGCTGAGGCCGTCGTGGACGCTGGATAAGTATGGGATCCATGCTGATGCTCGTCTTTGCCTCACACCCCAGCACAAACCCCTGAGGTTGGTTTTGCCCAATAAACTCACCCTCAGGCTCCTCGTCTGCTTCTCTGGCCCAATGTTCCGCAGTGTGATGGGCATCTGCAAGCTGctca ATATTCGTCATCCAGAGGAGCTTTCACTTCTCAAGCCagcagaagagaagaagaagaagaagcagaagggTGAGGAAGAGCAGGTGTATGACATCACTTGTGCACCCTTGCCTACAg GTTCTATTGTAAAGCTGGCCAATGGCATGCCTGTGTTCTTCGCTGAATCTCCTGAGTCAGAGGCAGTGTATAAGATGATTTCAGTGAGTCAGCCAGCTCCAGCCCCTGAGACCATCGCAAAAATGTACAAACCAACCAGCAAGGTGGATAAAGCGCAGGTTAACAGCAG GTGGCTCGATTCATCTCGCTCTCTCCTGCAGCAGGGCATCAAAGAAGACGACAAACTCCTTATTCGCTTCAAATACTACAGCTTCTATGACCTAGCACCGCAG TTCGATGCTGTGCGTTTGACTCAGCTGTATGAGCAAGCCAGATGGGCCATTTTGCTGGAGGAGATTGACTGCacagaagaggagatgatgCTTTTTGCTGCCTTACAG TATCACATAGGGAAAGCATCCCTGACCGAGCAGTTGGTTGAGTCTTGTCCCGCCATGGATGACCTGGACTCAGCACTGCAGTGCCTGGAGGTCAAGATGGAGGCAGAGAGCAGTGCAGAAGAGATGCTG GATACTATGACAGCACCGGAGCTGCATGACTATCTAAAGATTTTCAG ACCAAAGAAGCAGACGCTAAAGAAGTACAAGCAGTTCTGGTTCACCTTCAAGGACACGTCCATTTTGTACTATAAGAGTAAGGAGGAGAGCTGCAAAGAACCAATACAGCAGATGAATCTTAAAG gCTGCGAAGTGGCTCCTGATGTAAGCGTAGCTGCCCAAAAGTTCTGTATCAAACTGCTGATTCCTGAACCAGACGGCATGAATGAGGTCTACCTGCGCTGTGACAAT GAGCAGCAGTACAGCAAATGGATGGCCGCATGCCGTTTGGCGTCGAAGGGAAAGACCCTGGCTGACAGCTCTTTCTCTAGTGAAGTCCAGAGTATTCAGTCTTTTCTGGCCATGCAGAGGACCACGCCAGGAAATAAGACAGCCCCGAATGACGAGAGCATCAACACACACAGCCTTGTCTCTCCACGCTACCAGAAGAAGTACAAGCCCAAGCAG CTGGCCCCTCGTATTCTGGAGGCGTATCAGAACGTGGCACAGCTCTCACTAACGGACGCTGTCCACAAGTTTCTGCAGATCTGGCAAGCGTTGCCTGACTTTGGGCTCTCTTATTTTGTGGTCAG GTTTAAAGGGTGCCGTAAAGATGAGGTTCTGGGTATCGCCAATAACCGCCTGATCCGCATCGACCTGACTGAAGACGAAGTGATGAAGACATGGCGGTACAACACGATGAGACAGTGGAACGTCAACTGGGACATTAAACAG GTCGCCATCGAGTTCAACGGTAACGTGAACGTGGCCTTCAGCTGTGTGACGGCAGATTGTAAGATCGTGCACGAGTACATCGGAGGCTACATCTTCATGTCCACAAGGAACCGGGAGCAAAATGATACGCTGAATGAGGAGCTCTTCCACAAACTGACAGGAGGCCATGAAGCTCTTTGA
- the kat5b gene encoding histone acetyltransferase KAT5b isoform X2, with protein sequence MADSVPEIVEGCRLPVLRKNQENEDEWPLAEILSVKEVPGKKLYYVHYIDFNKRLDEWVTPDRLDMKKLQFPKKEAKTPTKNGLPGSRPSSPERDVRKSLDLNVQSASAPSRGKTLPTPKRKAESVSLASQVTAATSVPSLPSSTEVSQASVYPTVRETFSTKSRDEHEPLISLTTNGTARRLIPSQPGRKRKNCGTDEMIKVFQYNSPRSASGFLPPGEDSQDSSDGIPSAPRMTGSLVSDRSHDDIITRMKNIDCIELGRHRLKPWYFSPYPQELTTLPILYLCEFCLKYLKSLKCLQRHLTKCNLRHPPGNEIYRKGTISFFEIDGRKNKSYSQNLCLLAKCFLDHKTLYYDTDPFLFYVMTEYDSKGFHIVGYFSKEKESTEDYNVACILTLPPYQRRGYGKLLIEFSYELSKVEGKTGTPEKPLSDLGLLSYRSYWSQTILEILMDLKSDNGERPQITINEISEITSVKKEDVISTLQYLNLINYYKGQYILTLSEDIVDGHERAMQKRHLRIDPKCLHFTPKDWSKRGKW encoded by the exons TCAACAAGCGGTTGGACGAGTGGGTCACTCCAGACCGGCTGGACATGAAAAAGCTCCAGTTCCCTAAGAAGGAGGCGAAGACACCCACGAAGAACGGCCTACCTGGATCTCGGCCCAGCTCGCCAGAGCGAGATGTG AGGAAGAGTCTAGATCTCAACGTTCAATCTGCTTCAGCACCTTCCAGAGGCAAAACCCTACCCACACCG AAGAGGAAAGCAGAGTCAGTCTCCTTAGCATCGCAAGTTACTGCCGCGACATCAGTGCCTTCACTTCCAAGTTCAACAGAGGTCTCACAGGCATCTGTGTATCCCACAGTCCGGGAAACTTTCAGTACCAAATCCAGAGATGAGCACGAGCCGCTCATCTCCCTCACCACG AATGGCACAGCGCGTCGTCTCATTCCGTCTCAGCCTGGCAGGAAGAGGAAAAACTGTGGCACGGATGAG ATGATAAAGGTATTCCAGTATAACAGCCCTCGCAGCGCCAGTGGCTTTCTGCCGCCAGGAGAG GACTCGCAGGACAGCTCGGATGGTATCCCCTCTGCGCCACGCATGACCGGGAGCCTGGTGTCCGACCGCAGCCATGACGATATCATCACGCGCATGAAGAACATCGACTGCATTGAGCTAGGCCGCCATCGACTCAAGCCCTGGTATTTTTCCCCGTACCCGCAGGAGCTGACCACGCTGCCCATCCTCTACCTCTGCGAGTTCTGCCTCAAGTACCTCAAGAGCCTAAAGTGTCTGCAGAGACATTTG ACAAAATGCAATCTCCGACATCCTCCTGGAAATGAAATCTACCGCAAAGGGACTATCTCCTTCTTTGAGATTGACGGTAGGAAAAACAAG TCATATTCACAGAACTTGTGTTTATTGGCAAAATGCTTTCTGGACCATAAGACCCTGTACTACGACACAGATCCCTTCCTCTTCTATGTAATGACTGAGTATGACTCCAAGGGCTTCCATATAGTTGGCTACTTTTCTAAG gaaaaagaatCGACTGAGGATTATAACGTAGCCTGTATTCTGACTTTACCACCATATCAGAGGAGAGGCTACGGCAAACTGCTGATCGAGTTCA gttATGAGCTTTCTAAGGTTGAAGGTAAGACGGGAACCCCGGAGAAGCCCCTGTCTGATCTGGGCCTGCTATCATACCGCTCTTATTGGTCTCAGACTATTCTCGAGATCCTCATGGACCTTAAATCAGATAATGGAGAAAGACCACAAATCACCATCAA TGAAATTAGTGAGATAACCAGTGTAAAGAAAGAGGATGTAATATCAACTCTACAGTATCTCAACCTCATCAATTACTACAAG GGGCAGTACATTCTCACGCTCTCGGAGGACATCGTAGATGGTCATGAACGTGCCATGCAAAAGCGACACCTTCGTATCGACCCTAAATGCCTGCATTTTACCCCGAAAGACTGGAGCAAAAGGGGCAAGTGGTAG